From Anopheles darlingi chromosome 2, idAnoDarlMG_H_01, whole genome shotgun sequence, the proteins below share one genomic window:
- the LOC125952324 gene encoding insulin-like growth factor-binding protein complex acid labile subunit isoform X1, with product MRWPVVTADTPAPPPYTPRWRILPLVVLVNVVLLVVGSVQAVPYGEAGVEVDEVNDAISLTACYVEDLRNIREHRQNPLTIAITHCYLQELPNAIFIRFNDLRTLEVCDSRVNNLQDFALNGLRSLETLNLSRNNLTTIKSWSDHDLDTLQVLDLRRNLIRGLDEASFRRYPALVKLNLAVNYITEVPEGSFKPVASTLRSLNLGKNLLTGVGEGTLRGLGKLTHVALHHNRIRSIHPDAFATNGHLRSVQLQGNQLSTFEPDLLASLPRLAFLNVSCNELVSVGNLSFKSNGDLRVLDLSYNRIELLEDNSFKGLYDLEVLNVSNNHLQGVSKHVLRDFANLHELNLATNALQYVGLKLFATTPRLAHLNLSGNAINDIDRDVFEDLPKLHTLDLAGNRLTEDSFLWPLMNLGVLNMSRNGFQRVNASLFESVAYVELHGNPWDCRFLVQELAHPNRNVVYGRNYAVDDPIHIIQATGIECTDERGRHRDIVVVEPPVKPVDAEAEFHRYRFFHEGHVDTRPIRDDFDAKSTVIWLMSGAIAVFGAFKLIQLLLRHSEHQSEKWRLAQHVSSNEDHEAARRHHQHYAASGGDSTGHGVASGGLSPPTSGTSAGSGGGFHFSLSVPHSACERQYTPTI from the exons ATGCGGTGGCCGGTTGTTACTGCGGATACTCCGGCTCCTCCACCGTACACTCCCCGGTGGCGCATCCTACcgttggtggtgttagtgaATGTGGTGCTACTAGTGGTTGGTTCCGTACAGGCCGTACCGTACGGTGAGGCCGGTGTCGAGGTGGACGAGGTGAACGATGCCATCTCGTTGACCGCTTGTTACGTGGAAGATCTGCGCAATATCCGCGAACATCGGCAGAATCCGCTCACGATCGCAATCACACACTGCTATCTGCAAGAGCTACCGAACGCGATCTTCATCCGGTTCAACGATCTCCGGACGCTCGAGGTGTGCGATAGCCGCGTCAACAACTTGCAGGACTTTGCCCTGAACGGGCTCCGCAGTCTCGAGACGCTCAACCTGTCGCGGAACAATCTGACGACGATCAAATCGTGGAGCGACCACGATCTCGATACGCTCCAGGTGCTCGATCTGCGCCGCAATCTAATCCGCGGCCTGGATGAGGCCTCCTTCCGGCGGTATCCGGCACTGGTGAAGCTGAACCTGGCCGTTAACTATATCACCGAAGTGCCGGAAGGTTCGTTTAAACCGGTGGCCAGCACTCTGCGGTCGCTGAATCTTGGCAAGAACCTGCTGACCGGTGTCGGTGAGGGAACACTGCGAGGGTTGGGTAAACTGACGCACGTTGCGCTCCACCACAACCGCATCCGCTCGATACATCCCGATGCGTTCGCAACCAACGGTCACCTGCGGTCGGTGCAGCTGCAGGGCAATCAGCTGAGCACCTTCGAGCCGGATCTGCTGGCCAGTCTGCCGAGGTTGGCGTTTCTGAACGTCAGCTGCAACGAGCTGGTGTCGGTCGGCAATCTCAGCTTCAAGTCGAACGGTGATCTGCGGGTACTGGATTTGAGCTACAATCGCATCGAGCTGCTGGAAGATAACAGCTTCAAGGGTCTGTACGATCTGGAG GTACTCAACGTCAGCAACAACCACCTGCAGGGTGTCAGCAAACATGTGCTGAGGGATTTCGCTAATCTGCATGAGCTCAACCTCGCCACCAACGCGCTCCAGTACGTCGGTCTGAAGCTCTTCGCCACGACACCGCGCCTCGCCCACCTCAACCTATCCGGTAACGCCATCAACGACATCGACCGGGATGTGTTCGAAGATCTGCCGAAGCTTCACACGCTCGACCTCGCCGGTAACCGGCTCACCGAGGATTCGTTCCTCTGGCCACTGATGAACCTGGGGGTGCTGAACATGAGCCGAAACGGGTTCCAGCGCGTTAACGCCTCACTGTTCGAGAGTGTCGCGTACGTCGAGCTGCACGGTAACCCGTGGGATTGTCGCTTCCTAGTGCAGGAACTGGCCCATCCGAACCGGAACGTTGTGTACGGTCGGAACTATGCCGTCGACGATCCGATTCACATCATCCAGGCCACCGGTATCGAGTGTACGGATGAGCGGGGCCGCCATCGGGATATTGTCGTCGTGGAACCACCGGTCAAACCGGTCGACGCCGAAGCG GAGTTCCACCGTTATCGGTTCTTCCACGAAGGGCACGTCGATACGCGACCGATACGGGATGATTTCGATGCCAAATCGACCGTCATCTGGCTGATGTCGGGTGCGATCGCCGTGTTCGGGGCGTTCAAGCtgatccagctgctgctgcggcactCGGAGCACCAGAGCGAGAAGTGGCGCCTGGCACAGCACGTAAGTAGCAACGAGGATCATGAGGCCGCACggcgccatcatcagcactacGCGGCCAGCGGTGGCGACTCGACGGGTCATGGTGTGGCGTCCGGCGGCCTGTCGCCACCTACGTCGGGCACTTCCGCCGGTAGTGGCGGGGGATTCCAC
- the LOC125952324 gene encoding insulin-like growth factor-binding protein complex acid labile subunit isoform X2, whose amino-acid sequence MRWPVVTADTPAPPPYTPRWRILPLVVLVNVVLLVVGSVQAVPYGEAGVEVDEVNDAISLTACYVEDLRNIREHRQNPLTIAITHCYLQELPNAIFIRFNDLRTLEVCDSRVNNLQDFALNGLRSLETLNLSRNNLTTIKSWSDHDLDTLQVLDLRRNLIRGLDEASFRRYPALVKLNLAVNYITEVPEGSFKPVASTLRSLNLGKNLLTGVGEGTLRGLGKLTHVALHHNRIRSIHPDAFATNGHLRSVQLQGNQLSTFEPDLLASLPRLAFLNVSCNELVSVGNLSFKSNGDLRVLDLSYNRIELLEDNSFKGLYDLEVLNVSNNHLQGVSKHVLRDFANLHELNLATNALQYVGLKLFATTPRLAHLNLSGNAINDIDRDVFEDLPKLHTLDLAGNRLTEDSFLWPLMNLGVLNMSRNGFQRVNASLFESVAYVELHGNPWDCRFLVQELAHPNRNVVYGRNYAVDDPIHIIQATGIECTDERGRHRDIVVVEPPVKPVDAEAEFHRYRFFHEGHVDTRPIRDDFDAKSTVIWLMSGAIAVFGAFKLIQLLLRHSEHQSEKWRLAQHLEYNIPDDRDVAIMKALEANGTSKL is encoded by the exons ATGCGGTGGCCGGTTGTTACTGCGGATACTCCGGCTCCTCCACCGTACACTCCCCGGTGGCGCATCCTACcgttggtggtgttagtgaATGTGGTGCTACTAGTGGTTGGTTCCGTACAGGCCGTACCGTACGGTGAGGCCGGTGTCGAGGTGGACGAGGTGAACGATGCCATCTCGTTGACCGCTTGTTACGTGGAAGATCTGCGCAATATCCGCGAACATCGGCAGAATCCGCTCACGATCGCAATCACACACTGCTATCTGCAAGAGCTACCGAACGCGATCTTCATCCGGTTCAACGATCTCCGGACGCTCGAGGTGTGCGATAGCCGCGTCAACAACTTGCAGGACTTTGCCCTGAACGGGCTCCGCAGTCTCGAGACGCTCAACCTGTCGCGGAACAATCTGACGACGATCAAATCGTGGAGCGACCACGATCTCGATACGCTCCAGGTGCTCGATCTGCGCCGCAATCTAATCCGCGGCCTGGATGAGGCCTCCTTCCGGCGGTATCCGGCACTGGTGAAGCTGAACCTGGCCGTTAACTATATCACCGAAGTGCCGGAAGGTTCGTTTAAACCGGTGGCCAGCACTCTGCGGTCGCTGAATCTTGGCAAGAACCTGCTGACCGGTGTCGGTGAGGGAACACTGCGAGGGTTGGGTAAACTGACGCACGTTGCGCTCCACCACAACCGCATCCGCTCGATACATCCCGATGCGTTCGCAACCAACGGTCACCTGCGGTCGGTGCAGCTGCAGGGCAATCAGCTGAGCACCTTCGAGCCGGATCTGCTGGCCAGTCTGCCGAGGTTGGCGTTTCTGAACGTCAGCTGCAACGAGCTGGTGTCGGTCGGCAATCTCAGCTTCAAGTCGAACGGTGATCTGCGGGTACTGGATTTGAGCTACAATCGCATCGAGCTGCTGGAAGATAACAGCTTCAAGGGTCTGTACGATCTGGAG GTACTCAACGTCAGCAACAACCACCTGCAGGGTGTCAGCAAACATGTGCTGAGGGATTTCGCTAATCTGCATGAGCTCAACCTCGCCACCAACGCGCTCCAGTACGTCGGTCTGAAGCTCTTCGCCACGACACCGCGCCTCGCCCACCTCAACCTATCCGGTAACGCCATCAACGACATCGACCGGGATGTGTTCGAAGATCTGCCGAAGCTTCACACGCTCGACCTCGCCGGTAACCGGCTCACCGAGGATTCGTTCCTCTGGCCACTGATGAACCTGGGGGTGCTGAACATGAGCCGAAACGGGTTCCAGCGCGTTAACGCCTCACTGTTCGAGAGTGTCGCGTACGTCGAGCTGCACGGTAACCCGTGGGATTGTCGCTTCCTAGTGCAGGAACTGGCCCATCCGAACCGGAACGTTGTGTACGGTCGGAACTATGCCGTCGACGATCCGATTCACATCATCCAGGCCACCGGTATCGAGTGTACGGATGAGCGGGGCCGCCATCGGGATATTGTCGTCGTGGAACCACCGGTCAAACCGGTCGACGCCGAAGCG GAGTTCCACCGTTATCGGTTCTTCCACGAAGGGCACGTCGATACGCGACCGATACGGGATGATTTCGATGCCAAATCGACCGTCATCTGGCTGATGTCGGGTGCGATCGCCGTGTTCGGGGCGTTCAAGCtgatccagctgctgctgcggcactCGGAGCACCAGAGCGAGAAGTGGCGCCTGGCACAGCAC